In Ruminococcaceae bacterium BL-4, one DNA window encodes the following:
- a CDS encoding conserved protein of unknown function (Evidence 4 : Unknown function but conserved in other organisms): protein MNSFFPFVHNKIGDVFMMISLIRTLLLYIVIIAAVRLMGKRQISELQTSELVVTLLISDIAAIPMQDTGQPLASGFIPIAVLAICEVGVSFIMMKSGKFREMICGKPIIVIRDGKIQPQEMHRLRMTTEDLFEAIRQKNVFHISDVSYAIVETNGKMSILKKPEQEMPTAGALGVAQTDSGFETVVISDGVINDSSLNLCNKNRTWLQNILKSKQLQPKDIFIMTADTSGNYQIIQKGGKV, encoded by the coding sequence ATGAATAGCTTTTTCCCTTTTGTTCATAATAAAATTGGTGATGTATTTATGATGATTTCTTTAATCCGTACACTACTGCTATACATAGTGATTATAGCAGCGGTTAGGCTCATGGGAAAACGACAGATCAGTGAACTGCAGACAAGCGAATTGGTAGTAACCCTTTTAATTTCTGATATCGCGGCCATTCCAATGCAGGATACCGGTCAGCCTCTCGCAAGCGGATTCATTCCAATCGCCGTTTTGGCGATCTGCGAAGTGGGCGTATCCTTCATCATGATGAAAAGCGGAAAATTCCGTGAAATGATCTGTGGAAAGCCCATCATTGTCATCCGAGACGGCAAAATTCAGCCGCAGGAAATGCACCGCTTACGAATGACAACAGAAGATTTGTTTGAAGCAATTCGGCAAAAAAATGTTTTTCATATTTCTGATGTCTCCTACGCAATCGTTGAAACAAACGGAAAAATGAGCATCTTAAAAAAGCCTGAACAGGAAATGCCAACTGCGGGGGCTCTTGGGGTTGCCCAAACCGATTCCGGATTTGAAACCGTTGTGATCAGTGATGGCGTAATCAACGATTCTTCCCTCAATCTTTGCAATAAGAATCGTACTTGGTTACAGAATATTCTGAAAAGCAAACAGTTGCAGCCAAAAGATATTTTTATTATGACTGCCGACACCAGTGGTAATTATCAGATTATTCAGAAAGGAGGCAAAGTATGA
- a CDS encoding conserved protein of unknown function (Evidence 4 : Unknown function but conserved in other organisms) — MNRLFIIGALAVLLGVICNLGMHTTLQYTDNMIQELANAKSVSASGDYDHAQELCKEIKEDWQGCHQVLCTFMPHARLEAIDQTLSTLPELCETNSIEQFYSECDRGSVQLEYLKESEVPTLQNLF, encoded by the coding sequence ATGAATCGGCTTTTTATCATCGGTGCTCTTGCAGTTCTGCTCGGCGTAATCTGTAATCTGGGAATGCACACGACTTTGCAGTATACAGACAATATGATACAGGAACTTGCCAATGCAAAATCGGTCTCTGCCTCTGGGGATTATGACCATGCGCAGGAACTTTGCAAAGAAATAAAAGAGGACTGGCAGGGCTGCCATCAGGTTCTGTGCACCTTTATGCCTCATGCTAGGCTAGAGGCCATTGATCAAACACTTTCCACATTACCGGAATTATGTGAAACGAATTCGATTGAACAATTTTACTCCGAATGCGATCGTGGATCTGTTCAATTGGAATATCTAAAAGAAAGCGAAGTCCCAACCTTGCAAAACCTTTTCTAA
- a CDS encoding Alpha/beta hydrolase codes for MIFKEVGRKKFPTIILLHGGGLSDWSWNPTIQLLSSEFHLVTPILDGHGEDGSETFISIQKCAEELISYIENDCDGKVFAIGGLSVGAQITVEILSTKPDIAQYAIIESALTIPIKGTTAITVPAYQFLYGLIKKRWFSKLQAKSLCVPDELFETYYQDSQKISKQSLINLTLSNGNYYLKPSIAATHAKVLIIVGSDEIKVMKESAELLHRTIPKSQLYIAKNMKHGQLSLVHTEQYIKLLKNFFKIKE; via the coding sequence ATGATTTTTAAAGAAGTAGGGCGCAAAAAATTTCCAACCATTATTCTACTGCATGGCGGTGGATTATCTGACTGGTCATGGAACCCTACCATACAGCTTTTGTCATCCGAGTTTCATTTAGTAACCCCTATTTTAGATGGACATGGTGAAGACGGCTCGGAAACATTTATCAGCATTCAGAAATGTGCAGAGGAATTAATCAGCTATATTGAAAACGACTGCGATGGAAAGGTCTTTGCGATTGGCGGGCTTTCTGTCGGTGCACAGATTACAGTAGAAATACTGTCTACAAAGCCTGATATTGCTCAATACGCTATCATTGAAAGTGCTCTAACAATTCCCATTAAAGGGACAACTGCCATAACAGTTCCAGCTTATCAATTTCTTTATGGTCTGATTAAAAAGCGCTGGTTCTCTAAACTACAGGCAAAATCCCTATGTGTCCCTGACGAACTATTTGAAACTTATTATCAGGACAGTCAAAAGATCAGCAAACAGTCTTTAATTAACCTTACTCTCAGTAATGGTAATTATTATTTAAAGCCTTCTATTGCGGCTACTCATGCAAAGGTGTTAATTATTGTCGGTTCAGATGAAATCAAAGTGATGAAGGAATCCGCCGAACTGTTGCATCGTACGATTCCAAAAAGCCAACTGTATATTGCTAAAAACATGAAACATGGTCAGCTCAGCTTGGTACATACAGAGCAATATATAAAGCTGTTAAAAAATTTTTTCAAAATAAAAGAATGA